Proteins from a genomic interval of Zingiber officinale cultivar Zhangliang chromosome 2A, Zo_v1.1, whole genome shotgun sequence:
- the LOC122044329 gene encoding uncharacterized protein LOC122044329, giving the protein MSNEPATPTFVSETQLSNCESPIEVVNLEKTVSNAEGTRKRSSWTKVKDEVQTPEVQMLYDHIGTIQSKRSDEDILRFAYEKYLSENNGVAFNLEHVWRIVKDRPIFTPQSADHFVATKKTRTSESGASNTSSNQDVSIDLDYEDTRPMGQKAAKRKGKDKVKSTMVDLTVNYNNIITKFTEYTSVKKSEVDLKQKQLEVEEIKAKAALSKSEAKNRRLKLKEYEILNKDTSQMTKEQFIIHECLYKDIRSRWNI; this is encoded by the exons ATGTCGAATGAACCTGCAACTCCGACTTTTGTCTCGGAGACTCAACTTTCCAACTGTGAATCCCCAATTGAGGTGGTCAATTTAGAAAAGACGGTTTCAAATGCTGAGGGTACAAGAAAGCGTTCAAGTTGGACAAAGGTTAAAGATGAG GTTCAAACACCAGAAGTGCAAATGTTATACGACCACATTGGcacaatacaatccaaaagaag TGATGAAGATATATTGAGGTTTGCGTACGAAAAATATCTATCTGAAAATAATGGTGTTGCATTCAATCTCGAACATGTGTGGAGAATTGTCAAAGACCGTCCAATATTTACTCCACAGTCCGCTGATCACTTTGTGGCCACAAAGAAGACGAGGACCTCAGAGTCAGGAGCAAGCAACACCTCCTCCAACCAAGATGTGAGTATAGACCTGGATTATGAAGATACTCGTCCAATGGGGCAAAAGGcagcaaaaagaaagggaaaagacaaAGTAAAATCGACCATGGTGGATCTGACAGTAAACTACAACAATATTATCACAAAGTTCACTGAGTACACAAGCGTGAAGAAGTCCGAAGTCGATTTGAAACAAAAACAACTTGAAGTAGAGGAGATTAAGGCAAAAGCTGCATTGTCCAAATCTGAAGCTAAGAATCGTCGCTTGAAGTTGAAGGAGTACGAAATATTGAACAAAGACACCTCGCAAATGACAAAGGAGCAGTTTATCATACATGAATGCCTATACAAGGATATTAGGTCGAGATGGAATATCTAA
- the LOC122044327 gene encoding uncharacterized protein LOC122044327 gives MPEINFTVNDTAYTKGYYLTDGIYPELATFVKAFPCPDDPKRKLFKERQESARKDVERVFGVLQPRWAIVRSPARYWYRKKLKQIMLACIILHNMIVEDAGGHVTNWYNEEGDEPAKPIHGSNRGIQDYLRTNSELCDTQVHHQLRADLVVH, from the coding sequence ATGCCGGAAATTAATTTCACGGTGAACGACACTGCATATACGAAGGGCTATTATCTAACAGATGGAATATATCCTGAGTTGGCTACTTTTGTTAAGGCTTTTCCTTGCCCGGATGATCCCAAGAGGAAGTTGTTTAAGGAAAGACAGGAGTCTGCAAGAAAAGATGTTGAACGTGTATTTGGGGTGCTCCAACCTCGATGGGCGATTGTCAGAAGTCCAGCTCGGTATTGGTATAGGAAAAAGTTAAAACAAATCATGTTAGCATGCATTATTTTGCATAATATGATTGTTGAGGATGCGGGAGGGCACGTGACAAATTGGTACAACGAAGAAGGTGACGAACCCGCAAAACCTATCCATGGCTCAAACCGAGGAATTCAGGATTATCTTCGAACAAATTCGGAGCTATGTGACACTCAAGTTCATCACCAACTTCGCGCCGACTTAGTTGTGCATTAA
- the LOC122044328 gene encoding uncharacterized protein LOC122044328, with protein sequence MSHSTGSSSSSSSSTSEDEVHVEIDEQAYDPGEELMLLVLQQHQQLMEAYQRRDTRRRRFVQRNREAGHERLVNDYFSITPVYHDEIFRRRFQMQRELFLRIVNALENHSAFFQQRDDVVRRKGLSPLQKCTAAFRQLAYGVPANHLDEYLRMGESTAIRCLFKFCEYVVEIFGDRYLRRPNADDVQRLLQMHDERHDFPGMLGSLDCMHWKWKKLSSCLERSIYKGTWVTNNRT encoded by the coding sequence ATGTCTCATTCTACAGGCAGCTCTAGCTCAAGTTCCAGCTCGACAAGCGAAGACGAAGTCCATGTTGAAATCGATGAGCAAGCTTATGATCCGGGTGAAGAACTGATGTTATTGGTTCTTCAACAACACCAACAACTTATGGAAGCATATCAGAGGAGGGACACGCGCAGAAGAAGGTTCGTCCAAAGAAATCGTGAAGCTGGGCATGAGAGACTCGTCAATGATTATTTCTCTATAACCCCGGTGTATCACGATGAAATATTTCGAAGACGATTTCAAATGCAAAGAGAGTTATTCCTCCGCATAGTGAATGCATTAGAAAATCATTCAGCATTTTTTCAACAAAGGGATGATGTTGTACGAAGAAAAGGGTTGTCACCACTACAAAAATGCACCGCTGCGTTTCGTCAACTGGCTTACGGAGTCCCCGCCAATCATCTTGACGAGTACCTACGTATGGGTGAATCAACTGCCATCAGGTGTCTTTTCAAGTTCTGCGAATACGTTGTTGAAATATTTGGTGATAGGTACTTGAGAAGGCCAAATGCTGATGATGTTCAACGTcttcttcaaatgcatgatgAGAGACATGACTTTCCTGGCATGTTAGGTAGCCTTGATTGTATGCACTGGAAATGGAAAAAATTGTCCAGTTGCTTAGAAAGGTCAATTTACAAGGGGACATGGGTCACCAACAATCGTACTTGA